Proteins co-encoded in one Solea senegalensis isolate Sse05_10M linkage group LG8, IFAPA_SoseM_1, whole genome shotgun sequence genomic window:
- the LOC122773117 gene encoding LHFPL tetraspan subfamily member 6 protein-like isoform X2 — protein MASSLTCAGVIWALLSLLCAAASCVGFFMPYWLLGTQMDKPVSFGTFRRCSYPVRDEERQATVMLEQCGRYASFNGIPSLEWRICTVVTGVGCGLLLLVALTALMGCCISDLISRTIGRVAGGIQFVGGLPGRRDPVSQWDLPG, from the exons ATGGCGTCAAGTCTGACATGTGCGGGCGTGATCTGGGCCCTGTTGTCCCTGCTCTGTGCCGCCGCCTCCTGCGTGGGCTTCTTCATGCCCTACTGGCTGCTGGGGACGCAGATGGACAAGCCCGTGTCCTTTGGCACGTTCCGGCGCTGCTCCTACCCGGTGAGGGACGAGGAGCGGCAGGCCACCGTCATGCTGGAGCAGTGCGGCCGCTACGCCTCCTTCAACGGCATCCCGAGTCTGGAGTGGCGGATCTGCACGGTGGTGACGGGCGTGGGGTGCGGCCTCCTCCTGCTGGTGGCGCTCACGGCCCTCATGGGCTGCTGCATCTCTGACCTCATCTCGCGCACGATTGGCCGCGTGGCCGGTGGCATCCAGTTTGTTGGAG gactccctggaagaagagatcctGTATCTCAGTGGGACCTTCCGGGGTAA